One window of the Nothobranchius furzeri strain GRZ-AD chromosome 3, NfurGRZ-RIMD1, whole genome shotgun sequence genome contains the following:
- the LOC107384971 gene encoding bone morphogenetic protein 7 isoform X3 — MDSIRVCCQYPDLDSSCKGQRCCHWEVDRDQDFLFQPHSQEFQFDISRIPEGGAITAAEFRIYKVFIQERIQNETFRVCVCQVLQKTSNSEVGMLLLDQRDVWASEEGWLVFDLTATSTLWLVRPEQNLGLRLILEDSHGQRRNPRLAGLVTGREPNDKQPFLVIFFKSKEVRFRSTRSAHGQKGRQSNRSKAQRSSQDALRSAEAAADNLRFSKEGCNKHELYVSFRDLGWQDWIIAPEGYAAYYCEGECAFPLNSYMNATNHAIVQTLVHFINPETVPKPCCAPTQLHGISVLYFDDSSNVILKKYRNMVVRACGCH; from the exons ATGGACTCAATCAGGGTTTGTTGTCAGTATCCAGATCTGGATTCTTCCTGCAAAGGACAACGCTGTTGTCACTGGGAGG TTGATCGGGATCAGGATTTTCTGTTCCAGCCGCACTCACAAGAGTTTCAGTTTGATATTTCCCGTATTCCAGAGGGGGGAGCTATCACAGCAGCAGAGTTCAGGATCTACAAGGTTTTCATTCAGGAGCGGATCCAGAATGAAACCTTCAGAGTCTGCGTCTGTCAGGTCCTTCAGAAGACCTCAAACAG TGAAGTGGGGATGTTGCTGCTGGACCAGCGAGACGTTTGGGCTTCAGAAGAAGGATGGCTGGTTTTTGACCTGACCGCTACCAGCACCCTCTGGCTGGTTCGGcctgagcagaacctgggtctgcgcCTGATCCTGGAGGACAGCCACG GCCAGAGGAGGAACCCCCGACTGGCTGGCCTGGTGACAGGCAGAGAACCAAATGACAAGCAGCCCTTTCTTGTCATCTTCTTCAAATCCAAAGAGGTGCGATTTAGAAGCACCCGATCAGCCCACGGCCAAAAGGGGCGCCAGTCGAATCGCTCCAAAGCGCAGAGGTCATCCCAGGATGCTCTGAGGTCAGCGGAGGCTGCAGCAG ATAACCTTCGGTTCTCTAAAGAGGGCTGCAATAAGCATGAGCTGTATGTCAGTTTTAGAGATTTGGGATGGCAG GACTGGATTATTGCACCAGAAGGCTACGCTGCATATTACTGCGAGGGAGAGTGTGCGTTCCCTTTAAACTCGTACATGAATGCTACCAATCATGCTATCGTGCAAACTCTG GTGCACTTTATCAACCCAGAGACGGTCCCTAAGCCCTGCTGCGCCCCCACGCAGCTCCATGGCATCTCGGTTCTGTACTTCGATGACAGTTCCAACGTCATCCTCAAAAAGTACCGGAACATGGTGGTCCGAGCCTGTGGCTGTCACTAG
- the LOC107384971 gene encoding bone morphogenetic protein 7 isoform X4 produces the protein MRCVMRPRWRWWDPQTGLLQKPPVDRDQDFLFQPHSQEFQFDISRIPEGGAITAAEFRIYKVFIQERIQNETFRVCVCQVLQKTSNSEVGMLLLDQRDVWASEEGWLVFDLTATSTLWLVRPEQNLGLRLILEDSHGQRRNPRLAGLVTGREPNDKQPFLVIFFKSKEVRFRSTRSAHGQKGRQSNRSKAQRSSQDALRSAEAAADNLRFSKEGCNKHELYVSFRDLGWQDWIIAPEGYAAYYCEGECAFPLNSYMNATNHAIVQTLVHFINPETVPKPCCAPTQLHGISVLYFDDSSNVILKKYRNMVVRACGCH, from the exons ATGAGATGTGTGAtgcggccaagatggcggtggtgggaccCGCAGACTGGACTTCTTCAGAAACCTCCAG TTGATCGGGATCAGGATTTTCTGTTCCAGCCGCACTCACAAGAGTTTCAGTTTGATATTTCCCGTATTCCAGAGGGGGGAGCTATCACAGCAGCAGAGTTCAGGATCTACAAGGTTTTCATTCAGGAGCGGATCCAGAATGAAACCTTCAGAGTCTGCGTCTGTCAGGTCCTTCAGAAGACCTCAAACAG TGAAGTGGGGATGTTGCTGCTGGACCAGCGAGACGTTTGGGCTTCAGAAGAAGGATGGCTGGTTTTTGACCTGACCGCTACCAGCACCCTCTGGCTGGTTCGGcctgagcagaacctgggtctgcgcCTGATCCTGGAGGACAGCCACG GCCAGAGGAGGAACCCCCGACTGGCTGGCCTGGTGACAGGCAGAGAACCAAATGACAAGCAGCCCTTTCTTGTCATCTTCTTCAAATCCAAAGAGGTGCGATTTAGAAGCACCCGATCAGCCCACGGCCAAAAGGGGCGCCAGTCGAATCGCTCCAAAGCGCAGAGGTCATCCCAGGATGCTCTGAGGTCAGCGGAGGCTGCAGCAG ATAACCTTCGGTTCTCTAAAGAGGGCTGCAATAAGCATGAGCTGTATGTCAGTTTTAGAGATTTGGGATGGCAG GACTGGATTATTGCACCAGAAGGCTACGCTGCATATTACTGCGAGGGAGAGTGTGCGTTCCCTTTAAACTCGTACATGAATGCTACCAATCATGCTATCGTGCAAACTCTG GTGCACTTTATCAACCCAGAGACGGTCCCTAAGCCCTGCTGCGCCCCCACGCAGCTCCATGGCATCTCGGTTCTGTACTTCGATGACAGTTCCAACGTCATCCTCAAAAAGTACCGGAACATGGTGGTCCGAGCCTGTGGCTGTCACTAG
- the LOC107384971 gene encoding bone morphogenetic protein 7 isoform X2 — protein sequence MLSSVVAPIALLQMWVLCALAFSNVSLDNEVRSSFLQRRLRNLERREIQREILSILGLPQRPRPLTKQPAAPVFMLDLYHTVSTDAEPPGHSYYKPVLQTPVSAVVSLQDSHFLEDADTVMSFANLKGGAITAAEFRIYKVFIQERIQNETFRVCVCQVLQKTSNSEVGMLLLDQRDVWASEEGWLVFDLTATSTLWLVRPEQNLGLRLILEDSHGQRRNPRLAGLVTGREPNDKQPFLVIFFKSKEVRFRSTRSAHGQKGRQSNRSKAQRSSQDALRSAEAAADNLRFSKEGCNKHELYVSFRDLGWQDWIIAPEGYAAYYCEGECAFPLNSYMNATNHAIVQTLVHFINPETVPKPCCAPTQLHGISVLYFDDSSNVILKKYRNMVVRACGCH from the exons ATGTTGTCAAGCGTGGTGGCTCCGATTGCGCTCCTCCAGATGTGGGTTTTGTGCGCGTTGGCCTTCTCCAACGTCTCACTGGACAACGAGGTGCGCTCCAGCTTCCTTCAGAGGCGACTGAGGAACCTGGAGCGCAGGGAGATCCAGCGGGAAATCCTCTCCATCCTGGGGTTGCCGCAGCGCCCGCGACCGCTCACCAAGCAGCCCGCTGCTCCGGTGTTCATGCTGGATCTGTACCACACCGTCTCCACGGACGCGGAGCCGCCCGGACACTCCTATTACAAGCCGGTGTTACAGACCCCGGTCTCGGCTGTGGTGTCCCTGCAGGACAGCCACTTCCTGGAAGACGCGGACACCGTGATGAGCTTTGCCAACCTCA AGGGGGGAGCTATCACAGCAGCAGAGTTCAGGATCTACAAGGTTTTCATTCAGGAGCGGATCCAGAATGAAACCTTCAGAGTCTGCGTCTGTCAGGTCCTTCAGAAGACCTCAAACAG TGAAGTGGGGATGTTGCTGCTGGACCAGCGAGACGTTTGGGCTTCAGAAGAAGGATGGCTGGTTTTTGACCTGACCGCTACCAGCACCCTCTGGCTGGTTCGGcctgagcagaacctgggtctgcgcCTGATCCTGGAGGACAGCCACG GCCAGAGGAGGAACCCCCGACTGGCTGGCCTGGTGACAGGCAGAGAACCAAATGACAAGCAGCCCTTTCTTGTCATCTTCTTCAAATCCAAAGAGGTGCGATTTAGAAGCACCCGATCAGCCCACGGCCAAAAGGGGCGCCAGTCGAATCGCTCCAAAGCGCAGAGGTCATCCCAGGATGCTCTGAGGTCAGCGGAGGCTGCAGCAG ATAACCTTCGGTTCTCTAAAGAGGGCTGCAATAAGCATGAGCTGTATGTCAGTTTTAGAGATTTGGGATGGCAG GACTGGATTATTGCACCAGAAGGCTACGCTGCATATTACTGCGAGGGAGAGTGTGCGTTCCCTTTAAACTCGTACATGAATGCTACCAATCATGCTATCGTGCAAACTCTG GTGCACTTTATCAACCCAGAGACGGTCCCTAAGCCCTGCTGCGCCCCCACGCAGCTCCATGGCATCTCGGTTCTGTACTTCGATGACAGTTCCAACGTCATCCTCAAAAAGTACCGGAACATGGTGGTCCGAGCCTGTGGCTGTCACTAG
- the LOC107384971 gene encoding bone morphogenetic protein 7 isoform X1 translates to MLSSVVAPIALLQMWVLCALAFSNVSLDNEVRSSFLQRRLRNLERREIQREILSILGLPQRPRPLTKQPAAPVFMLDLYHTVSTDAEPPGHSYYKPVLQTPVSAVVSLQDSHFLEDADTVMSFANLIDRDQDFLFQPHSQEFQFDISRIPEGGAITAAEFRIYKVFIQERIQNETFRVCVCQVLQKTSNSEVGMLLLDQRDVWASEEGWLVFDLTATSTLWLVRPEQNLGLRLILEDSHGQRRNPRLAGLVTGREPNDKQPFLVIFFKSKEVRFRSTRSAHGQKGRQSNRSKAQRSSQDALRSAEAAADNLRFSKEGCNKHELYVSFRDLGWQDWIIAPEGYAAYYCEGECAFPLNSYMNATNHAIVQTLVHFINPETVPKPCCAPTQLHGISVLYFDDSSNVILKKYRNMVVRACGCH, encoded by the exons ATGTTGTCAAGCGTGGTGGCTCCGATTGCGCTCCTCCAGATGTGGGTTTTGTGCGCGTTGGCCTTCTCCAACGTCTCACTGGACAACGAGGTGCGCTCCAGCTTCCTTCAGAGGCGACTGAGGAACCTGGAGCGCAGGGAGATCCAGCGGGAAATCCTCTCCATCCTGGGGTTGCCGCAGCGCCCGCGACCGCTCACCAAGCAGCCCGCTGCTCCGGTGTTCATGCTGGATCTGTACCACACCGTCTCCACGGACGCGGAGCCGCCCGGACACTCCTATTACAAGCCGGTGTTACAGACCCCGGTCTCGGCTGTGGTGTCCCTGCAGGACAGCCACTTCCTGGAAGACGCGGACACCGTGATGAGCTTTGCCAACCTCA TTGATCGGGATCAGGATTTTCTGTTCCAGCCGCACTCACAAGAGTTTCAGTTTGATATTTCCCGTATTCCAGAGGGGGGAGCTATCACAGCAGCAGAGTTCAGGATCTACAAGGTTTTCATTCAGGAGCGGATCCAGAATGAAACCTTCAGAGTCTGCGTCTGTCAGGTCCTTCAGAAGACCTCAAACAG TGAAGTGGGGATGTTGCTGCTGGACCAGCGAGACGTTTGGGCTTCAGAAGAAGGATGGCTGGTTTTTGACCTGACCGCTACCAGCACCCTCTGGCTGGTTCGGcctgagcagaacctgggtctgcgcCTGATCCTGGAGGACAGCCACG GCCAGAGGAGGAACCCCCGACTGGCTGGCCTGGTGACAGGCAGAGAACCAAATGACAAGCAGCCCTTTCTTGTCATCTTCTTCAAATCCAAAGAGGTGCGATTTAGAAGCACCCGATCAGCCCACGGCCAAAAGGGGCGCCAGTCGAATCGCTCCAAAGCGCAGAGGTCATCCCAGGATGCTCTGAGGTCAGCGGAGGCTGCAGCAG ATAACCTTCGGTTCTCTAAAGAGGGCTGCAATAAGCATGAGCTGTATGTCAGTTTTAGAGATTTGGGATGGCAG GACTGGATTATTGCACCAGAAGGCTACGCTGCATATTACTGCGAGGGAGAGTGTGCGTTCCCTTTAAACTCGTACATGAATGCTACCAATCATGCTATCGTGCAAACTCTG GTGCACTTTATCAACCCAGAGACGGTCCCTAAGCCCTGCTGCGCCCCCACGCAGCTCCATGGCATCTCGGTTCTGTACTTCGATGACAGTTCCAACGTCATCCTCAAAAAGTACCGGAACATGGTGGTCCGAGCCTGTGGCTGTCACTAG